The Vicia villosa cultivar HV-30 ecotype Madison, WI linkage group LG1, Vvil1.0, whole genome shotgun sequence genome includes a region encoding these proteins:
- the LOC131600652 gene encoding VAN3-binding protein: MTSEYNLSPSDAHPETMDFLSLAWCNFAVQALKPEPQHGSLVLLDNPMNQFEPSSPMSQPTSVGMDDADFMSMPPMKSNNDLKSWIWMQQAMHPELNYKNSLRKKWVPWKQILPLKGMSIKKWFKEIKLKRKEEQRLQRAEVHAAMSIAGVAAALSAIASEKSKKESDEDRESAIASAAALVAVQCAKVAEAMGAKKEDLRSVIGSAMNGTSASDILTLTAAAATSLKGAATLKVRSGCNNRLNGGSPMLPIEEKYDLDFDFEKGRLILAQGAELYVESPEGKYMPRSVSIILNSEAKVVLMMRKHNLLKSKKESIIMNMHAELYKGSETEDDHTCYLIVLATRKGTFKIDMVDDLRRYKTWVTTINHMLKISTSFAKYELQFY, encoded by the exons ATGACTTCAGAATATAACCTATCTCCTTCTGATGCACACCCTGAGACAATGGATTTCCTTTCACTTGCTTGGTGTAACTTTGCTGTACAAGCTCTTAAGCCTGAACCACAACATGGTTCACTTGTTCTACTTGATAATCCTATGAATCAATTTGAGCCTAGTAGCCCCATGTCTCAGCCTACA AGTGTTGGAATGGATGATGCAGATTTCATGTCTATGCCTCCAATGAAGTCTAATAATGATCTTAAG TCATGGATATGGATGCAACAAGCTATGCATCCTGAATTGAATTACAAGAacagtttaagaaaaaaatgG GTGCCATGGAAGCAGATTCTACCACTGAAAGGCATGTCAATAAAGAAATGGTTTAAGGAAATAAAGCTGaagagaaaagaagaacaaagaTTGCAAAGAGCAGAAGTGCATGCAGCAATGTCCATTGCAGGAGTTGCAGCAGCACTTTCTGCAATTGCTTCTGAAAAATCAAAGAAAGAGTCAGATGAAGATAGAGAATCAGCAATAGCTTCTGCTGCTGCTTTGGTAGCTGTTCAGTGTGCAAAAGTAGCTGAAGCCATGGGAGCTAAGAAAGAAGATCTTAGAAGTGTTATTGGATCAGCCATGAATGGAACAAGTGCTAGTGATATCTTGACTCTCACTGCTGCTGCTGCAACAT CATTAAAGGGAGCAGCCACACTTAAAGTAAGATCAGGATGCAATAACAGATTGAACGGAGGATCACCCATGTTGCCAATTGAAGAAAAGTATGAtttggattttgattttgaaaaaggaagATTGATTCTTGCACAAGGTGCTGAGTTGTATGTGGAATCACCAGAAG GGAAGTACATGCCAAGATCAGTGTCTATAATCCTCAACAGTGAAGCCAAG GTTGTACTTATGATGAGGAAGCATAATCTACTAAAAAGCAAGAAAGAGA GTATTATAATGAACATGCACGCAGAGCTGTATAAAGGTTCAGAAACTGAGGATGATCATACATGTTATTTGATTGTTTTGGCAACAAGAAAAGGAACTTTCAAGATAGACATGGTGGATGATCTTCGTCGTTACAAGACATGGGTCACTACTATCAATCATATGCTCAAGATTTCAACTTCTTTTGCTAAATATGAGCTCCAATTTTACTGA